aacaggagaacgattgagagacaaatagagaacaaaaagaaaataatgaagaaactgctggctttttttctcttcagagaAAGAACGTCCGCTGAGGAACAACGACACTGTTGACATCATCAAACGACAACAAGGACAGCTCTTTGCCACATGCTGCCTCCCGTCTGGTCCTATATactaacttaaaaaaaaaaatagacaaaaaagcaacagacaaagagggagaaagagcagaggagaaaagaagtaGAAAGAAACAAGGAGGAAGGTGAAGTCTGAGGAAGAGGGTATGGGGATGCGAGTGGTGGTTCTGGGTCTGAATTGGCCGACCCATTTGGGCCGCTGTGATGTCCTTCCCTGagtggggggcggggggggcaGTGGGTTATGGTCCGAGCCCGCGAGCTCTCTGGGATTTCACTCTGCgtgtacatgtgtttttgtatgcGGTATTTTCCTCCAGTTGCTAAATCACCAAACTCCAACCGATCTCATGGTGTCCGAGTCTGACGACGATCTGCTGAGTGTCACCTTTTCTCCCCCAACTTTCACACGTCTGTTCCGACGTTTTTCCACTCCTGCTTTCCTGATTGGCACTTGTATGAAGTGGGCGAGTCTGAGGAGGCTTTGTGTCCGATCACAGTCCACTCCTCTTTTGGCCACCCGCTGACGGCGAGGCGTggctttcattcattcattttgtttacaagTTTGATCATTCCTGTGTAATGTCTACGCGCTGAAACTGTCTGAGCATAGCACAAGCTGAGACAGTGGAGCTTCTTTAGGAGCTCAGTTTGGACTTCTTTGAAGGTGGCAGAGGGTCCTCTTTActctccccatcctcctcctcatcttcttcctcatcgTCGTCATCAGGATAGTCAACCAGTCCTACTAAACCTCCCTGAAGAAGACAAGCGGCACAAATCAAAAAACTGGTCAGACACTTCATAGTGTTGTTTTATCAGGATAATACTACAAACCATCTGGTAGACTTTGGTTTTGGCTTGTTTGCCTATACTACCAAATTTAGCAGATGGGCAACTATAATTagcagctctgttgtgttttcaacttTAACTACTTCCAATTTCTGTACTGCAAAAATATATCAAAGAAACTTTGAAAATTTcaacaataagaaaataaaaacaattaaaaaaaacccacaactgGTAATGGTCAAAATGCCGTCTTAAACTGTACAGCAAACGCAGATATTTGTGTACTGCAATTACTCTTACTCTATTACATTACACTCAAAATGATCACTTCAGTTCAGTCATGCTCATGGCTATTACCAGAACCTTTTGTGAAGATTCAGGAAGTCATGCGCTGCCATGCAGCTCCTCTAGGCTGAGGGTGCATTGATCTGTTAATGACTAAGAGGCCATACGGCCAATGTGCCAGAATTGAAGTGTTTGAGAAATGAGTTTAAACCAACCAATAGCAAAGCCTGTTTGTGGGCTAATAATGTATTTGTATAACTGGAGTAACATCCAGCAACTATTACTTTTAATGCAGAGGTGATGTCATTTTTGGTGTGCAGACCCTTGCATCAGGGTCCTGTACTAGTCTTTTCCCCTCCATTTGTAACTCCCATCTAAATAAAGCTAACAAGTTGAAATTCTGTCCAATGACGCAGTGGTAGTGGTGACCATTCTTCGTACAATACACAACAAGGATGGTGGGAGTTGTGTGAAAATTGACAGTCAAAGTGTGAAGACTCATAGTTAAAGCTCAATTTTCACCAAATTCTTTCGTCCTTTCAGCGAAGTAGAGCTAGACACAGAACAAACattgtgcaaagaaaaaatCTGTCTTCATCTTTAACACATTGCTGCTCAATAACACTGACAATATATGTATTTTCTTCACAGAGAGCAACATTAATATACTGACAGGTACCTTTGTGGTTACGGCTGTGGTGGAGGGTGAGCTCCGTGCCCCTGAGCCTGGAGAACCCGGTGATCCCGGAGAACCTGGGTTCAATGAGGCAGATGACGGAGGGCTAGACAGGCTGGTTTTAGTGGAGCCAGAGAAGGCGAGCTTGAAGCTTGGGTTCTGCCTGCCTGATAAGCTTGACTTCCCCAGTACTTCTTTGTCCTCTGGGTCTTTCACTGGGGGTAGAGAGGGCACCTCATTAGTCATTTTCCCTTCTcactcgttttttttcttcttttttttttaattctaaaaaacatttgataagtGAACAAAATGTATATACTGTGAAAAACAGTATGCCTGTATAGAATTTCCCTtttactgtttacatttaacGAACAACTGACTGTTCATGTCCGTGTCGAATCAAGCATTCATGCAACCAGTTTTATGTCCCTATATGGTACTCTacaatgcaaaaaaatgtcCATTCAGGCACAGCTGTAGATTAACTGAAACTCCAGCAGCACTGAACCATCAGGGAGAATCTGGCAAATAGCATGCAAAAAGTTTGTCTATCAAAATGGCACTTTGACTAAGTGTGGATGACAACTTGGGGCCAGTAAATAAAACTCTGTGATCTCTGAGAATTACAACACGGTCTGCCAGCAATCCAGCACTTCAATAAAATCTAAtcacaatgttgttgtttttacccCGGATCTGTTCTTCTGCCAGTGAAATGCACAAAATTTGATTGTATAAAAGTTTCAGCTTTATTCACATCCTTATTAGTTTGTCGTTTCTTATCACACCATCATCCCTTGGGGATGACAATGCAAGTCTTTTGACAGAGCTCTCTCCTCAGTGCTTTTTTTGAAACTGTAAGGTTTCAGGATGATATAGAAACACCACATTCAGTAtacatcattatcattttccAAACTATCAGCCATTAACCACCATTATGACAAACATATTTGCTAAGAGTAGAAACCACTGcatttcatacatacatttctttctctccatgaACTTGCTTATAGGTTCCATCAGGTCCTCCTCTGCTTTCATCTTGTCAGAGGGAGGAACTACTGCTTCACCATCCTCAAGGTCATCCTCATCTGTGTTGAACCAcatctcctcttcatcctccagtGTTCGTGCATCACGGCGGAAGCGGTGGTTCCTCAGGATGGAACGCATGCTGGAGAAGACAATGCACCTTTTAGTGgtcaaaacagaaaatgcacaCACTGTATGTTCACCGAGTATATCAAAGACAGTGTTTCTTAAACCAGAATGATGTACTTAATATGAGTAACAAGTCTTGACAACTGGGGTGATCTGCTAGTCATGCaattaaatgtttcaacatatgctacatattttactttttacttatTCTTGTAAGTATATGATACATTGGCTTTCACTTTTTTGGAGACAGTGCAACCACACACTACTACACACTTACAAACCATCTAAAACATTGCACCTGATGCACATGTAATTATACATTGGTCACTTCAAGAGCTTATCAATGAGAGTTCTCCAACTGGCATTTCACATTTACTTGTTTAATCTATTTATTACAGACTCACAGGGATTGCCTAGATCATTAATTCATCAGTGACAGTGTAATAGTTGAAGTAGTGGTTTCGATTGGTTTTCTCACCTATCCagtttggggttgtcttgccTCTCTCGCTGCTGTTCATATCGCAGCTTTAGCCCCTTGAATGTCTGGACGTAGTCCACATCCTCCAGAGCCTTCCAGTAGTTCTCTACTATATGAGCTGTTAGAGATTTCACATCCTCCTGGGAGCAatgggaggggggaaaaaagaggggtGTAGTGACCCAGTAGAAGAGAACAttgataaagaaagaaagacgagGTAAGGCGTGTAGTTTAGAGTTGAAGACAGGCAGAGCAGAAGCGTgaaaatgagagagggagagagaaaacaccaaacaagttaaaataatcaataaaacatgaatcactACTTCTCTACTTTGGACTTTTGAGTAATGTGATATATCACAAGCTGCAAATATTGTTTCCCGTCTTCAGATCTGATTGGGAAACTTaataagaaatacatttgaattcaCTTCAGACCAACTTTCATTTATCAGCGTGAACCTGATCAAATATAAAACGATCATATGTATGGATGCTGGGCACAAAATTAGTACTTGCCACTAGCCAAAGGCTGGTAAATCATGCACGTGGCTGGGAGACCTACTTCACTCACTAGCCTAAAAAACAAAGTACTTATGTAATATGTATGTATGGACATTTTACCACTGGCTGATTGATAATCAATTCACTTCGTCACTTGCCCAAATGAAAACCAACCGAATGAGACAAACTACGTTTTCTTTCAATTGAGGTGAAATCAGTCTATGTAGGAGTGAGCCATTATGATGCTACAAGACAATGCCTCATTCTTAGAAATGTTTCTATTGTAAAGATTTAGCTGGCTGCTGAACTCTGAGGACACAAGCAACAAAACGGGAAAAACTAGAATTGCCGCGTCACAGGTGTACTGACATGTTCGTTTCAACTGAGTAATTTCCAGAGAGAAACGTGCTGTCGTTAAGTACAAGTAAAGAGCTTCATCACATTGTACAACGACAGTCATCTGAACcccttctgcttctgcttcatgTCTATTCTGATAGACCATGAAAAAGCAACACATTCTAATACGTggatgcttcacacacacacacacacacatcttcaagCCATTGGCAAATCTCTATAATCAGCACAGATTCAAGGTAGCAAGCCAAGATAAGTCACAAATTCAGTATCCAACTGTACGTGAAATATGGTAACAAACTTCTGTTCCGGAGTTGTAGCATTAATACCAACCAGGAAGTTTTTTTGCAGAAGATCATGATGTCAGAGTAAAGTTTCACATCACCCCAATTTGTCATAATTAGCATATGAAATACTGAGTTATGGTAAGTCAAGTTTTGTGAGGTTACAGTTaccttgaactttgacctctTACCACCAAAATCTAAATCATttcatccttgagtccaagtggacatgtgccaaatttgaagaaatttcCTCAAGACATTCTGAGATATCAAAAGAGTGTGAAGGATGGACAGACACACGGTTGGACAACCCAAAAATATAATGCCTTCAGCACCACTGTTGCCACTGAAGGGGCAGAAAAATCAaagatatatataaaacaaaaaaacaagcaacaggTTTCTGAGATTCTTCAACCAAAACCAACATGAGGCAAGAGGATACTCAAACCTGACGGTGAACTGTCGACTTTCAATAAATCTGTATTTGTATAGCACCAAGTCATTGTGGCCGATGTCAACAACAGAATCAAAAGTGACATTAAAGCACACATTCtatgggaaaaaagaaacactcacCACACGGACATACTCAAACATCTCAATGATGGCTGAGTTCATGAGATTGTAGCGTGAGCCGTTGTTGAGGAAGGCCTTAATGACGGGCTCAAAGAGAAAATTTCTCATGATATAGCGATTGTAGAATTCATCTTTCAAACCAATTATCCTCCGCATGAAACGCAGGGCACCTGGGGTggagatggacaaaaaaaaaaacaaaaaaaaaacagattgagCTTAAAACAAAGTAATTTATATTCAGAATgtgcttttaaatgtgacaaGTGCAAAGAATTAAAGATGTCATCATGATTGTGTGAGACTTACAAAGTGCCAGGAAGGCGTGCTGAGAGGCAGTGAGCACCAGTACCCTCCTGAGAATGTCCTTGTTGATGATGTAGTTCTTGATGTGGTAGGTGTGGTGCTCAACACAGAATGTCAGCAACTCCAGAATCAAGGCTAGCAACTGGGATGTTTGAAAATCATCTAATAGAAGAATGAGGGTAGTAAGCAACATACAATACTTGTTCATTTATCTCACCATTCCATTTACAAAACcaacacacaggtacacacattCACCTCGCAGGTATTCTGTACCTTTGCTAGGTTTTTCCTCCGTGGTGTTGGCCAGTAGTGGAGCTGAAAGGACGTGCATACAGTGCTTGTAGAAGAAGCTCAAGAactctgtcttttctgttttctggagAGGAAAACGTTGAAGAACAAATTTTTGCCAAGCTGCACGACAGtctaatgaatgtttttatagAACCCCATTGTTAAGAACAGTGGTGATGGTGTAGAACTCTGGCCCAGCCGGTTACACTGCTAGCACTAAGTAGTGCTAATCAAGACAAATTTGTTCTACAGGAAAATCCAGCTTTCCGGGctggaattttcattttttcccctgatACAGTTATCGTATCTGTTCAGTTCAACAGCCAATATccacacatcacatttttatcttttgcaTGTTTAGAAGGAAATGTGGCagtttcatatttaaaacacCATCTCTCTTTGCTAACTGTAATACTCTCTTTCCAATGCTGTCTAACTCTTGGCTACAGAACTGTGAACACAGTTTCTGTTTTATCTAAAGAAAATTGAAGgactatgaaaatgtttttgcttgatCAATTCTGACTTAAGTGAATTTATCAGGATACACTTCCACTTCATACAAAAGGAAATACCGCATATCAAGCACTCAGTATCTGCATAAGTTGACATGTTTCGGAGTGGTGCCcaaactcacattagcagtagccAGCATGTTTTCAGGGTCCACCAGAGTCCGTAGCAGGCCCATCAGCTGCACCGCACCACCCAGCTCTGGGTCTGTATCACAGATCATATGCTCGATGATCAGGTTGATAAGGAGGATGTCCTGGAAGGCCAATACACAATAATCGGTAACACAGCACTTGTTTATATCCACCTGTGAGACGCATTTGACGGTGATCATATACTCACATCATCATTCTGCTGAGACTCCTGCATAACGAACTCTCGTACCATGGAGGGGTTGTACTCCACCAGATAAGAGAAAATATCTGTGGCTGCCCCACGCACCTGAACGTCATCCATTCCCTGTTTTGCGAACACACATTACATTTGTTAGTGGATTGGGAATTTCACCTTGGAATCAGTAAAATATAAAGCtgttatgaaaacaaaaggcataACCAAAACGAAATGCCCAAACAACATTTACTTTCACAGATcatttttctcagtttattTCTAAGGGTGTGTGTGGACAGGAAGGAGTTTGGAAGCATTACTCTCACACATATCTGTATGTGCAATGGTGTACATGTGTCATGAGTAGTCTACTATTTGAGGTCTTAATATGCTTTAtgcatttgtttatatttgttttccacatACATGTGATGCCTATTCCAAGGTATGTCTTCacataatttaattaaaaacagtgtAGTGGGTTGTACTGCAGGGTACAAGAACATCACATATTGCATGCTCAGGGGCTGGTTAAATGCAGGAAAACTTGCTAGCTGCTAAACAAGCCGGTTTACTAAGTCAGTGAACAAAGCATATTTGGTTGCCTAATCTATCCTCATATAGGTTCTTCTGCTGTCACTGGTGTGGCAGCAAAAGTAACTGACAGAGGCGGTCAAAATAATCAttgctcatttaaaaatcaaagaaaaagatgGGAAGTTTGTGTGCAAAGATGCATATCATGACAGTGGTTATGTATTGTTTGGGTATTTTTTGAAAGGTTTTGTTTGGCTGTTCAATGCACGTATAGCCACAAGGTTTAACCTCGACTCCTCGGTCACATCACAATGTTATGCAATACATCACGGTAGCATTGTGCAGAAAAGATGAAGAGTTGGACCGATATACTGCAAAAACTCTTACATCATCATAGCATATGATGATTACTGACTGGCTGTGCTTCAAGTATTTCTTTAAAGGGCATGCCATTTCAATGCCCAATTTATCAAGTCCCATTCTATGATCCTACTGCCAAAAAGTGTCACCCCACCACCAAAGCTACTGACACCAATAAACTGAATTACCACTCATAACAAGATTGCTGCACTCACCAGTATGACCTCTAGTGCAGGTAGAATGCCCATGTTTGACAATGTCTTGAAAAAGGCATCTCTGTTTTGAGGTTGTAATGTTTGTGAGAATGCACAGAATTCCTTTAGGAAGTTCACCTACGaggagaaataaacacagctcgatgaaacaaggagaaaatgagagcagTACTTGATAAATTACGTCTGCTGAAGGTCTGGCATACCAGTTCATGTCTTTTGTCGTCATCTGTAGCCTCATCTGTTAGCTGTGCAAAGAGGTCTGTCAGGAACTTCTCATCGTCCTGACGTCAAAAGGGAAGGGGAGATAAGGAGGGAGTGAATATCACATACAAGCTaaaaagaagggaggggggTGTTGCACCAGTGGCCCTAACACGAGGGCCAATTGTGCACCCCGCTGGCAACAATGTTGTTGATCTAGAACGGTATGATTCACATGGAAATGACCAGGAAACAAAAATTAACATTCACCATATTTACCAGTGACTTGTTTTGATGCAAGTTTGAAAAATACTGCCATTATAAAACACCTCACTACATTCAATTTACAACCTGAAATCAAAAACATAGAGCCATTACAGTTGTAATCTGCTGTATACCAGTttgaaaaactacatttttttgcatttcccTGATGGGGTATAGGTTTTTACTATGCCAACCCACTGCCATTCAATGATATGTGTGGTCCAGTGAATCCAATTCTGGTTTGAATGAATATAACACTCTGTCTGTTAATTTTGCTTGGAAAGTCTGCCTCGAGGTAAGTGAGGAAGAAAAGGTCCATATCAGTAGTGTTTGACTTCAGAATTTCACACAGTACAGTGTAACAGAGTCAACAGTGTGCCAGTTTCAGTTTTCCTCTAGCGCAGCATAACTGATTTACACAACACTTCTCCATCTCTATGGAGACAGCCATACATAAACACTGCTGAGTTGAcacagtacaaaaacacaaagatcacATGACCATAAAAGACTAGCAGACAAACTCAGACTGGCTAAAGCACAATCAgccaaaaataaaacctttgtACAAACCTACAATTACAGTAATTCCCAGTCCTCAGTCCACAAGAACTGTTCTCTTATGTGTGCATTTTGGTGTTATATCCCGAGAGGGTTGACTATTTGTGAGGCTTATTTGTATAAGCTAATACAAATGTTgtatcatttgtttctgtcataAGCTAAATTTAAAATGACAGTGTAGAGCATATGCACCTCTCAAAAACCTTATGTGTCCATCTATCTCACCTGTAGCATGCCCACAATCTCCACCTTGttgaagaagatgaaggagtGCAGGGTGGACAGCATGTTTTCCTCAAAAACAGAGGGCGTGGGCAGCACCATGTCCTGAATATACTGCACCCGATACGTCTGGTGTATTTTCTGACGCAGTTCGGGGTCAGAGATAGGAATCACCTCCTTAAAGCGGGCTGTCTTAGTTAGAAACTCCCGATGCCGCCGCGGCTGAGGGAGTGCTGGGTCAAACTCCAAACAACCAATGACGTCCATGATGCACTCGTCAGAGAACATAACCTCAAAGAGTGCAGTACGATTGAGCAAGAAGATGCCTTTAATTATTTCATACATGTGGTGCAGTCCCTCTCTGTTCTCCAAATCCTCACAAACACGGAATAGCTCCAGGAGCTTGCGAATATAGCCCTCGTTCTCAACAGCCAGTGCCAGTTTCTCACGCCGTAGTGGTGATGGAAGCGAGGAGGCCACCAGCTCAGCCAGGTCCTCCAAGCGGTTCAGTTCACATGGTGGTAACTCCAGGCCTGGTGAGGACATGTCGTCAAAGCGCTCCTCCTCAGACTCGTCCACTACATCCTGGGTGATGTCCACTGATGGGTCCTTTCCCTGCACCTTCAcaatgagacaaacacataaaagagGTATTAACTATGAGAAACCAGGAACACCCAAACACTTGAAATCAAATCCATACACAGAtggagcagacaaacacacacccacacaaagaGAAGTGCAGTTACCTGGCATATTTTCTCCCAGATTTCATCACAGCCTGCCTTCTCCTGGAAGCTGAGCGCCAGATCATAATTTTCAGCTTCTGACCATACTATCAATGTATCCtttccaatgaaaaaaaaagagaaagagaaagccaATTTACAATCcgtaaacagagacagaaaaatccTCATTTGACATGAGCATACTGCAATGTGATACGTGCTGACCTGCTGTTTCTGGTAGGCTGTGTTTGGATTGATTTTGGATTCCAGCAGTAGAGAACCTGTCAggttaaaaacaaagatggctcACGAGCACTGTCAAAATGACTTGTGTGAGGAGGGTACCATATTGGTACATACAGGTGATACAGCTGATCAAAATAAGACTGTGTGGAAGGTATTGTTTACATATTACGTACTGGACAACAGTTACTGTGGGCAATTTACTGCAGGTGATCTCGAAATTGGTATATTTGCCATCCCTGTGGCCTTAGTTCTTTAGCTCGACTTACCATCACTCTCTGCTCGCACCAGAAGAGACGTGCCTTTAAAACGCTCAACATAGCCCGAGGAGACGTGCCCTGTCCCACGGTCATCCCACTGTCTCTCCTCATTGAGGGTGTAGACTTTGACTCGTCGACGAGTGTCCGTCATCCTGGCAGGTAGCTGTGACCGGTTCCTCTCACCCGGACCCTCTTTGCTTTCACAGAGTCTCTGCTTCACCCAATAACGCCACAGCTTCAATTCACTTTTTACACCTGTTCACTTCTACAATGCAGTACAAACTAGTGCCGGGGGTCAACCAGGCTAACAGTTCTTTGAAGAGGCTTAAAAGTGAAACCCCTGGACGTGTATCCAGGAAGATTTCCCTAATCAATCCTGCAGTTACAACTACAAATATCcgattattttatttacaagcTGCCTCAAAACTTATTTCGCCAGGGCTACAGGCGACACGCCACACAAAATCAGCTTATAGACCATTGTAGCAAGCTAACGACAGTCAAATTTACAGTGCGGGTAGCATTGACGTTAGCTAGCGTGATAATCTACAAAACAAGGACTGACAGACAATGCAAAGTCCTAACACACAGCTCAGAGGACAGTATTCAGAATAAGCCCCACTGTTACAATCGGTGGCTCGCAAAACACACAGCCTGCTTATTAGTACAGTGTGTACGCTTGCGGGCAACGTTTGCCAGTTGCTGTAGCTAGCGAACCTAACGAGTTAACTAGCTAGCGCGTATGCTAACTGCCAACGCTCCACATACTCAATGTTAAACAATTCTTTGAAGCAAAGAGACCACAGCTGTGCACCGATAACATTATTTCACCCTTCCGGACCGCAGACACCGTGTTTACCCCAGACCAATGTTTCTAATTGTGTCTGAATAATACGCcagctagctagcgttagctgcTATTTCTTCCCAAGTGTTCCGCCATGTTCTGGCTCGGGGCCGCGGAGAGACCACTCTCCCCTTACTGGTATTCATGCATCCCAAAAATTATGCAAACCAACAAACTGCAGTCGTGTAATCACTTAAAGGTTACGCTTTACATTATAAAGCTATTTGCCATTCATTCACGACGTCTTGCTCAGATAATTGCTAACTGCCCCCCCCGTGAGTATTCAGCCATCTTGGGTCCCTTCAGAGTCAGTACGGGGTTTCCAGCACAGCAACAACAGGGCAGCCCGCCACATTTAAAGAGACAGTAACATCACAGGCTACAACTTCCATTTCTGACGGTGATCAGCAAAAATAACTTATTGACAGGCTCCAGCAACATCCAACAGCATTCTACCTCACACCCTTTATATAACGTTCGCCACTCTgcatattaaacacacacttttgaCACATACTTTGATCCAGAGTTGTAGATCCTTGACAACCACCAATTTCTATACAAAgacaaatgtattcattatgGTTATATATGCTCATTTATGCAATAGTGGACAccagtcaaaaaaaacaacaatagtttattattttcaatcaaatgaaaacagcaacaggGAAAGTTTAAATCTatgcaaaatgaaatgtttacaaGAACAGCATTTTACAACACGATAGTAGGCTATGGCAACAATAGTAACAACAGATGCAATATGGAAAGTAAATCTTCTGGGATCAGTTAAATAAATGGGTCAGTCAGTCCTCAGATATTTATCTGATTCAAAAACAAGTCATCTGCTTTCAACccacagaatgtaaaaaaatcaaaccgTCCAGTAAGGGTATATTTGAAAAAGAATCACATACATTTTAGGGAAACTGAAAGCACATTACGAAAAATTTgagaaaccaaaagaaaaaaaaagtattcatcaAGCCTGGCGAACATTTCTCCAGGCAGAATCCCTCTCCATCAATAAGTTAGTCCTTGCAGCCATTTGTGTGACTCTCATCATAGTGTaacaaacttaaaaacacatgtatGCTGCCAAGCATGACTCCTTTTCTATATAAAGCCCAAAAGTTCTCACTTGTCCCCATTTCTCAAAACCCCTTCTCTTCCCAATGTACATTTAACTCCTTCAAAGCGTATGTAGCTGGACATCTCCCCACTGACTCCTTTACTTTGCTGCTTGCTGAGCCTGGCGCCGCAGCAGAACATATATCTTCTCCTTGATCCAGTCTTTGTTGTATGGTTGGTATGTTTGAGTGTCAGCTCTGTACCTGTAAAAAAGACAATTATGTTTTACTGGAAGTTATCAACAGATTCAATGCAAGcttaagttttttgtttttttttttaaatcatactTACACAAGACAGCTCAGATCTGCCAAGTCATCAATAAAGTCAAACAACTGACTGATGTCATAAGTGATGGAGGGACTGTTTGGATTCATCCTCTTAAGATGCTCCTCATACATTTTGCAAACACCTGGTGAAGAGATGCAGGATTTTCGGCACATTGATTTACAAGAACAACTCCAGCTCACTGTGCATGTTCTGTGTTAAGCTGTACATCGTACTTATCATTCAATAACtaatatacaaaataataacaaaattaatataaataacaGTTAATATTTGTAGACAAATGCATTAGAAAGCTTTCACTTTGCCTCACACACATCCACGACCGTAAAGAATAAAGTAAATTCAATTATATCCGGGAGGAATACTattggaacaaaatcatgaTGTTAAAAGCAACACAATATGGTGATTTATTAGTGAAAATCTCTTTAAATCAGCTGAAGACTCACCTTCCATGCATTCATTCACTGACTCGTAGTCAGCATATGTGCGGCCCTCTGGTCTCTTGGTAGGCTGGACAAGCAAAATTGTGTGCGACTGTAAAGACGATTAATATTATTTAATGCACACAACAAATGTCCGCTTTTTATATCACACCACATCAACTCAATTTGCAACATGCAGTTTAGTTGTTTTGCTCTCATACACCAAGCATTACGGGATTTCGAATAGTGACGTTAGCTAAACGCTGCAACTGAGTCACTCTCTCTCA
This region of Acanthopagrus latus isolate v.2019 chromosome 22, fAcaLat1.1, whole genome shotgun sequence genomic DNA includes:
- the erh gene encoding enhancer of rudimentary homolog; this translates as MSHTILLVQPTKRPEGRTYADYESVNECMEGVCKMYEEHLKRMNPNSPSITYDISQLFDFIDDLADLSCLVYRADTQTYQPYNKDWIKEKIYVLLRRQAQQAAK